Proteins from a single region of bacterium:
- the obgE gene encoding GTPase ObgE, with the protein MQFLDEAKIYVQSGAGGNGCVSFRRERNLPFGGPNGGNGGRGGDVIIEAVNNLNTLIDYRFQQHFKAGRGEHGMGSDCHGAAGKDCVIKVPIGTQILSEDKEEILADLLEEGQRIVFLEGGKGGLGNLCFKSSTNRAPRIATPGEAAQELTIWLRLKLLSDAGLIGLPNAGKSTFLAATSRARPKIADYPFTTLTPQLGVVYVGEREFVLADLPGLIEGAHEGIGLGDRFLGHAERCGVLLHLIDGTAEDVVADYRVVTHEVEAYGHGLYEKPRLIALNKCDALDAKEITKKKKALEKASKQEVWTISGVMTDGLKPLLFKMLETIDQYREEQKVKDAPPAMDNWDPFASTDE; encoded by the coding sequence ATGCAATTTTTAGATGAAGCAAAGATCTATGTCCAAAGTGGCGCAGGCGGTAACGGCTGCGTGAGCTTTCGGCGTGAGCGGAACCTGCCGTTTGGCGGCCCTAACGGCGGCAATGGCGGGCGTGGCGGCGATGTGATCATCGAGGCGGTGAATAACCTGAATACGCTGATCGACTACCGGTTTCAGCAGCATTTTAAAGCGGGACGCGGCGAGCATGGCATGGGTAGCGACTGCCATGGCGCGGCGGGTAAGGATTGCGTGATCAAGGTGCCGATCGGCACACAGATACTGTCTGAAGATAAGGAAGAAATCCTGGCCGATCTTCTGGAAGAGGGGCAGCGCATTGTGTTTCTGGAAGGCGGCAAGGGAGGGCTTGGCAACCTGTGCTTCAAGAGCTCGACCAACCGTGCGCCACGCATTGCCACGCCGGGCGAGGCGGCGCAGGAATTGACCATATGGCTGCGGTTGAAGCTGCTTTCGGATGCCGGGCTTATTGGGTTGCCGAATGCGGGAAAATCGACCTTTCTGGCGGCGACCAGCCGCGCACGGCCCAAGATTGCGGATTATCCGTTCACGACACTCACGCCGCAGCTGGGTGTGGTGTATGTGGGCGAGCGTGAGTTTGTGCTGGCGGATTTGCCGGGGTTGATAGAAGGGGCGCATGAAGGAATTGGCCTTGGCGACAGGTTCCTTGGCCATGCCGAACGCTGCGGCGTGTTGTTGCATCTGATTGACGGCACGGCGGAAGATGTGGTGGCGGATTACCGCGTGGTGACGCATGAGGTGGAAGCCTATGGGCATGGGCTGTATGAGAAGCCGCGATTGATTGCGTTGAATAAATGCGATGCGCTGGATGCAAAAGAAATCACCAAAAAGAAAAAGGCGCTGGAAAAAGCCAGCAAGCAGGAGGTGTGGACCATCTCCGGCGTAATGACGGACGGGTTGAAGCCGCTTTTGTTCAAGATGCTGGAAACCATAGACCAGTATCGTGAGGAGCAGAAAGTGAAGGATGCTCCCCCTGCCATGGATAACTGGGACCCGTTCGCATCTACCGATGAGTAA
- a CDS encoding glutamate 5-kinase, whose amino-acid sequence MSKAARMFKRMVIKIGSSTVMGKDKPRAEWLHALAKDIRACQHKGQQVVIVSSGAVAMGRLHAPSYLKEGETLERKQALAACGQFLLMAAYHEAFAKEGMAVAQLLLTPQDSDRRANFLNATATLEELLSAGVVPVVNENDTVATEDMRVGDNDRLAARVAAMAGADGLVILSDIDGLYDMSPSKPEARHIPVVERITPEIQSYAGGAGSQLGTGGMATKLQAADMAMRAGCQVIIMKGQADAPLSRLAAGERHTVFLAEGTALNAHKRWLGGQLSVKGSLWLDEGALQALKAGKSLLPVGVTKVDGQFERGEAVRMCDAHGHEIGRGLINYNSQEAAAICRMRADEVSATLGYSARKAMVQRDYMVLTLKG is encoded by the coding sequence ATGAGTAAGGCGGCGCGTATGTTCAAGCGCATGGTGATCAAGATCGGCTCATCCACGGTGATGGGCAAGGATAAGCCGCGCGCCGAATGGCTGCATGCGCTGGCAAAGGACATTCGTGCATGCCAGCATAAGGGACAGCAGGTGGTGATAGTGTCGTCCGGCGCGGTGGCGATGGGGCGGCTGCATGCGCCCAGCTACCTGAAAGAGGGCGAGACGCTTGAGCGCAAACAGGCGCTGGCGGCCTGCGGGCAGTTTTTGCTAATGGCAGCTTATCATGAGGCCTTCGCCAAAGAAGGAATGGCCGTGGCGCAGCTGCTGCTGACACCGCAGGATAGCGATCGGCGCGCGAATTTTCTGAACGCAACCGCCACGCTGGAGGAGTTGCTTTCCGCCGGGGTGGTGCCGGTGGTGAATGAGAATGACACGGTGGCGACGGAAGATATGCGCGTGGGCGATAATGACCGGCTGGCCGCACGTGTAGCGGCGATGGCGGGAGCGGATGGGCTGGTGATTCTTTCCGATATTGATGGGTTATACGACATGAGCCCATCGAAGCCGGAGGCCCGTCATATTCCCGTGGTTGAGCGGATTACGCCGGAGATTCAATCCTATGCGGGTGGCGCGGGGAGCCAGCTCGGCACCGGCGGGATGGCGACCAAATTGCAGGCGGCCGACATGGCCATGCGCGCAGGCTGCCAGGTGATTATCATGAAGGGGCAGGCGGATGCGCCGCTCAGCCGGTTGGCGGCGGGAGAGCGACATACGGTGTTTCTGGCTGAAGGCACGGCGCTGAATGCGCATAAGCGCTGGCTGGGCGGGCAATTGAGCGTGAAAGGCAGCCTGTGGCTGGATGAAGGCGCGTTGCAGGCGCTGAAGGCAGGGAAAAGCCTGCTTCCTGTAGGGGTGACCAAGGTGGACGGGCAGTTTGAGCGAGGTGAAGCCGTGCGCATGTGTGATGCGCACGGGCATGAAATTGGCCGTGGGTTGATTAATTACAACAGTCAGGAGGCCGCAGCGATTTGCCGCATGCGTGCGGATGAGGTGTCCGCAACGCTTGGGTATTCCGCACGCAAGGCCATGGTTCAGCGTGACTACATGGTGCTGACGCTGAAGGGTTAG
- a CDS encoding glutathione metabolism protein codes for MESELLVTPLYAGIFALMLLVLSAIVISKRRRHNIPLLHGDHPEIMRAIRAHGNFTEYVPFALFLMLLIELNGAPRLFMHAVGLTLLAGRFLHAYGILVLENKSKEEAKTSFTGRVVGMVLTFSALALTACFAIYQFIGHELGYNSVAVVY; via the coding sequence ATGGAGTCCGAACTTCTCGTCACGCCGCTTTATGCAGGCATTTTTGCGCTGATGCTTCTGGTGCTGAGCGCCATCGTCATCAGCAAGCGCCGCCGTCACAATATCCCGCTTCTTCATGGGGACCATCCTGAAATCATGCGCGCCATCCGCGCGCACGGCAACTTCACGGAATACGTACCCTTCGCCCTGTTCCTGATGCTGCTGATCGAGCTGAACGGCGCCCCGCGCCTCTTCATGCACGCTGTAGGCCTGACGCTTCTTGCCGGTCGCTTCCTGCATGCCTATGGCATTCTGGTGCTGGAAAACAAAAGCAAGGAAGAAGCCAAGACATCCTTTACCGGTCGTGTCGTCGGTATGGTGCTCACCTTCAGTGCGCTCGCCCTGACGGCCTGTTTCGCCATCTACCAATTCATCGGGCACGAGTTGGGCTATAACAGCGTAGCCGTCGTTTACTAA
- a CDS encoding DNA packaging protein: MPLQEKARLRACLRKKWERKHYRKLDAYRPYAKQMRFHEAGADNRERLFMAGNQLGKTWAGGFETAMHATGLYPDWWQGRRFDRPTTGWVAGVTMEALQGSAMRILLGRDGDVGSGAVPRDSLVGDLGGSMLRIAHASGGQSLIGFKSYNQGREKWQGETLDWVWFDEEPPLTIYMEGLTRTNAALARGAGLVWMSFTPLLGMSDVVRRFLMTQPEGTHVTSMTIEDAGHYSPEEREAILASYPAHERQVRAYGVPGLGSGRVFPVEERDVGVESFAIPAHWARIGGLDFGWDHPTAAVQLAWDRDVDCIYVTHAYRLREATPVMHAATLKAWGTSLPWAWPHDGLQHSKDSGEPLAAQYRRNGLNMLPERATFEDGGDGVEAGVLEMLERMQTGRLKVFSHLADWWEEFRLYHRKDGRIVKERDDLICATRYAMMMLRFAVTGRADALLKTDTSWVV; this comes from the coding sequence ATGCCGTTGCAGGAGAAAGCACGGTTACGGGCATGCCTGCGGAAAAAATGGGAGCGTAAGCATTACCGCAAGCTGGATGCTTACCGGCCTTACGCAAAGCAGATGAGGTTTCATGAAGCCGGTGCGGATAACCGGGAACGGCTGTTCATGGCCGGTAACCAGCTCGGGAAGACCTGGGCGGGCGGTTTTGAAACAGCCATGCATGCCACGGGGCTCTATCCGGACTGGTGGCAGGGCAGGCGATTTGACCGGCCGACAACAGGCTGGGTGGCCGGGGTGACGATGGAAGCACTGCAGGGGAGCGCCATGCGTATTCTACTGGGGCGCGACGGCGATGTGGGCAGCGGGGCGGTGCCCAGGGATTCTCTGGTGGGTGATTTAGGCGGCTCTATGCTGCGGATTGCGCATGCATCGGGCGGCCAGTCGCTGATCGGGTTTAAAAGCTATAATCAGGGCCGTGAGAAATGGCAGGGCGAAACGCTGGATTGGGTATGGTTCGATGAAGAGCCGCCCCTGACCATTTATATGGAAGGATTGACGCGCACCAACGCAGCGTTGGCACGGGGAGCCGGGCTGGTGTGGATGAGCTTTACACCGCTGCTTGGCATGAGTGACGTGGTGCGGCGCTTTCTGATGACGCAACCGGAAGGTACGCATGTGACCAGCATGACGATTGAGGATGCGGGGCATTATTCGCCGGAAGAGCGGGAGGCTATATTGGCCAGTTATCCAGCGCATGAGCGGCAGGTGAGGGCTTATGGCGTGCCGGGGCTTGGGAGTGGTCGGGTTTTTCCTGTAGAGGAACGGGATGTGGGAGTGGAAAGTTTTGCCATACCGGCGCACTGGGCGCGTATCGGCGGGCTGGATTTTGGCTGGGATCACCCCACCGCGGCCGTGCAACTGGCGTGGGACCGGGATGTGGACTGCATCTATGTGACCCATGCCTACCGCTTGCGGGAGGCAACACCCGTGATGCATGCGGCAACCTTGAAAGCCTGGGGAACCAGCCTGCCATGGGCATGGCCGCATGACGGGCTGCAACACAGCAAGGACAGCGGCGAGCCGCTTGCCGCGCAATACCGGCGAAACGGTTTAAACATGCTGCCAGAGCGCGCAACATTCGAGGATGGTGGTGACGGTGTGGAAGCGGGGGTGCTTGAGATGCTGGAGCGGATGCAGACCGGCAGGCTCAAAGTGTTCTCGCATCTGGCGGACTGGTGGGAGGAGTTCAGGCTCTATCACCGCAAGGATGGGCGAATCGTGAAAGAGCGCGACGACCTTATCTGCGCCACGCGATATGCCATGATGATGCTGCGTTTTGCCGTTACCGGGCGGGCGGATGCGTTGTTGAAAACGGACACCAGCTGGGTTGTCTGA